The Candidatus Omnitrophota bacterium genome segment GGTAATGTCGCTCAGTACACTGTTGAAAAACTTCTCGAATTAGGAGCGAAAGTAGTGACTTTATCAGATTCAAATGGATCGATTTATATAAAAACCGGTATTGATAGTAAAAAATTAAAAATTGTTATGGAACTCAAAAATGTAAAAAGAGGACGGATACAAGAATGTAAAAAAGAACTTCAGTGTGAATACTATCCAAATAAAAAACCATGGAATGTAAAATGCGACATTGCTTTTCCGAGTGCTACCCAGAATGAAATAAACGAAAACGATGCGAAAACACTGGTGAAAAATGGATGCATGGCTATTGGAGAAGGTGCCAATATGCCTACGACACCAGAAGGCGTTAAAGTATTCCAAGACGCAAAAATATTGTATGCACCAGGAAAAGCGGCAAATGCGGGTGGCGTTGCGACATCAGGATTGGAAATGAGCCAAAATAGCATGAGGCTTTCATGGTCACGTGAAGAAGTCGATAAAAAACTGCAACAGATCATGGTGTCAATACACGAAAACTGTGTTAAATGGGGCCAATGTCAAGATCACGTTGATTATGTCAAGGGTGCCAATATAGCTGGTTTCGTAAAAATTGCTGATGCAATGTTGGATCAAGGCGTTATTTAGCACAACAAAGTTAAAGCGCTCTGGCTTTAAAGATGACAAAGGTCAAAAATAAATCAGAAAACCCCAACGCTACTAGCGCTCTTGAACTAAATTCGCTTAACAAATTTACAAAGGAATATCAATTATAAAAATGTGCTAAAGGCTGAAAGAAAATTAAAAAAATTCATTAAAATGAAAATCGTATTTGAAAATGATACGAGCTCCCGCAAGTTTGCTTACACAAAAATAAACACGAAAGCACCCGTGACTAGGTTTCCAAAGATACTTGAGGACAAATAAATGAAAATATTCTTAAAAACCTTCGGATGGCCGGTGGCAGGATTATAGTAATGCGATGAGGAGCTTGGCCGAAGCGGTAGTTGGGGAGTAATATTCCGCGAAGAGATTCAAAGGGAGGCAAATACATGGTAAAAGAAAAACAGAATAAGCACGACGAGAAAATAATCGACCAGTTTACAAAACAGGCGATTCCCTTTGCCGAGCTACCCGGGCATTTGGATTCAATTCAAATGCTTATTGAATTGAGCAAGGTTTCAGAAAATGACACTGTGTTAGATGTGGCTTGTGGCCCCGGATTGGTTGCCTGCGAGTTTGCCAAGGTTGCGCGTGAAGTTAAGGGCATTGATATTACTGAGAAAATGATTGAGCAGGCAAAAGCACGGCAGAAAGAAAGGGGATTGACGAATATTTCTTGGGATATCGGGACGGTATTGCCTTTGCCTTATGAATCAGAGTCGTTTTCGGCGGTTGTTACGCGGTATAGTTTTCATCATTTTCTTGAACCGCGAGATGTGTTGGATGAGATGATCCGCGTTTGCCGGACAGGAGGTGTGGTTTTGGTTGCTGACGCTGTGTTGCCGGTAAACAAGGTTGATGCATATAACCGCATGGAAAGGTTGCGCGATTCGTCCCATACGCGAGCATTGTCATATGATGAATGGGAACGGCTCTTGAAAGGATCGAGACTAAGAAACCTGCTCCGTGGCAGTTACAAGGTCGAAATGGAGCTAGAGAAACAACTTAAGGCGTCATTTCCTAATCCCGGAGATGATGAAAAGATAAGAGATATATTCAGGAAAGACATAGGTGTCAATTCATTAGGCATGGATGCGCATATGGTGGGTGATGAAATTCATTTTTCATATCCGATATCGATTTATGTTGGAAACAAGTGAGGTGATGATTATGAAAATAGGAATTGTTATTTCAAGTAACGATGCGGAAACGTGCTGGAATGCGATTCGTTACGCGAATTTCGCGCTTGGGCAGAAGGACGAGGTCAAAATCTTCTTCATGGGCAAGGGCGTTGAGTATCAGAAGATCGGCACGGATAAGTTCAACACTGTTGAGCAGGCCGAGAAATTCATGCAGTCCGGCGGCAAAATTTACGCTTGCGGGACCTGTATCAAAAGCAGAGAGCAGGAAGGCTCCGAGATGTGCCCGATCTCGACCATGAAGGATATGTACGATATCGTTAAGGAATCGGATAAGGTAGTTACGTTTTAGCCGGGCAGGGCATCTTAAGATCATTTTTCCCTATGACTATGCTGGTTCCGGCTCGGTCATAGGGATTTTTTATGCTTGGAGGCGGCCGCGGGTCCTTG includes the following:
- a CDS encoding methyltransferase domain-containing protein → MVKEKQNKHDEKIIDQFTKQAIPFAELPGHLDSIQMLIELSKVSENDTVLDVACGPGLVACEFAKVAREVKGIDITEKMIEQAKARQKERGLTNISWDIGTVLPLPYESESFSAVVTRYSFHHFLEPRDVLDEMIRVCRTGGVVLVADAVLPVNKVDAYNRMERLRDSSHTRALSYDEWERLLKGSRLRNLLRGSYKVEMELEKQLKASFPNPGDDEKIRDIFRKDIGVNSLGMDAHMVGDEIHFSYPISIYVGNK
- a CDS encoding DsrE family protein, with product MKIGIVISSNDAETCWNAIRYANFALGQKDEVKIFFMGKGVEYQKIGTDKFNTVEQAEKFMQSGGKIYACGTCIKSREQEGSEMCPISTMKDMYDIVKESDKVVTF